The window GATTATGCCATTCGATTCACCGGGACAAACCACTCCTGAAACATTGAGAGTTACCTCTGTTTCGGGTAGCACTACTACTTCAACTGTATCTGATAAAGCGTGTAAACCAAATTCATTCCACGTAGTAAGGTGGTAAAGGCCGCTTTGGCTTACAGTGATATGTTGGGTGGTATCACCGGTGTTCCAGAGGTAGCTGAAATGATTCCCGCTAGAAAACAAAACCAGGCTATCCCCGCTGCATAAAATTTCATTCGGTTGATGATGCCCCAGTAAAGACACGGTATGCGTTTCGCCTTCCTGAAAATAATAATGCTGATTCGCTTCGAGGTTGTAGTACTTGTCTGTGTGGCCACTCAGATACTCAACGTGCACGGAGTCTACTGCAGAAGCACTGCCCAATCCGAAAATATGATGCTGGGAGTTTTGCGAGATATAGTTTTCTCCGCACATGGTATATTGAGTATACTGCTGACCATTTGAGAAAACCCTTATCCATGACCCTATGGCCATCCTGTTGCTAATGGTACCCTTAATGGTAATCTTAACAAAGTTGTTCTCGTTTCCACTGTTCAGCCATACATTACTTTGATAGGGGGCTATGGAGTGCGTAACGAGGTCATAAAAACCATCATTGTTCAGGTCACCCCGGGCCACGGAATAGTTGCGCTGCACAAGCATATTACCGAATACCGTGCTGTCTGGCTCAAAGGTATGATCCGGAAGTTGTTTCACGAAGATGTCTTTATATACCGGAGCGTTTTGTACAATGGGTGAGGTAGCAATGTACAAATCCTGAAGGCCGTCGTTATCGTAATCCATCCACAACCCACCCCATGAAAACTCATGAAATGCAACTCCTACATCTCCCGAAACATCTGAAAACGCACCGTTACCACTGTTTCTCAACAAGGTGGTTGTGACATCCAGTGATGGGTTATACGTTGAATTGGTCATAAAAACATCGAGAAATCCATCATTGTCATAGTCTCCCACCGTGGCAGTCATGGGATGCCCTTGGGCGAAAGAGGAATTAGATTCGGCTGTTGCATCGGAAAACATAGCGTTTCCCATGTTTTTGTGCATGATGTTATCAAACAATGTACGGTCATTAATCTCATATATGTCGGGCCAACCATCCATATCGTAGTCAAAGATTACCGAGAGGAAAGTTGGACGCACAGTATTGTTGAGTCCGGATTCGAGAGTCACATCTGTAAAAACGCCCTCACTGCTACCTAAGAAGAGCAAGTTATATTTTTGGTGATAGGGATGGTGCGGCAGTCCAGAGTAACGGGATATATAAATATCGAGAAACCCATCCCGATTTACATCCGCTACAGTAACCCCGTAGTTGAATGCCGGCAAATTAGAAAGGCCTGCCATATCTGTTACATCCGTAAAATCAAAATTTCCGTTGTTCCTGAGCAAGTAAAATTTGCCCTCAAAAAATGACAGAAAAAGATCAAAGTGCCCGTCGTTATCGTAATCAACCCATAAAGCATTTTTCAACATTCCCGAATCCGGCAGGGGAAGTGCATGCCTTGTAAAAACACCTTCATGATTGAAATATATCAACAGTGAGTCATAATCCCTGGCATAGGTAATGTCATCCCAGCCGTCCTGGTTGATATCAAAAAAAGACACTCCTGCTCCCCAATTATTGGCACTGTTGTACTGCGGATTGATACCAAGCTGATTGGCAATATCTGCAAACTGTTGCCCCACGGAAATATTGGCACAGGCCAATATGATGAACAAGATTCTGAATGGGTACCTAATCATGATTCCGGTGTTACGAGCTGATTGCAAAAATGTTTCGAATGACCAGAGCTAAGAATTGGCATGCTTTTAACGACTAATTAGCACCTTGCGCACAACAGAGCTTGCTCCGGACAAAATGTGGACGAAGTACAAACCATCCGGCAATTCCGACACATTGAGAGATTGGCCATGGGTTAATAAAGTTGCGTGACGTACCGCCCGACCCGATTGGTCAAACATTCGAATGGTGGCCGTGCCTGTAAAACAGTTCTTCAGGAATACTGTGTTATTTGCAGGGTTCGGAAAAATCAAGCATTCTTCACTATCCGGGCTTCCAATACCGGTTGAACCATCAACACTGAAATAAGCCGTGTCGGTACAGTTGTTAAAATCCTGCACCGCGACATAATAACTTCCCGGAATAAGACTATCTACCAACAACGAATTAACTGCACCGGTGCTCCAAACCAAAGAATAGGGGGGTACGCCACCAGATATACTAGCCTGTGCGCTCCAGTAGTTTGATGTACCCGGGATTTGATCTACAGAGATATCCAGCAGAAGCGGATCAGGCTCATTAATAATGTACGGGAAACTTAATTCACAGCCATTTGCATCTGTTATGGTTGCAACATAATTACCGGCAGGAATATTTTGGTTATCCACTACGTTCCAATCAACAACATAAGGAGCCACTCCACCCGTAATCTGAAAATAGGCGCTTCCTGTTGAATCCCCGTGGCAGCTAACATCTGAAACCACCGCATCTGCAAGAAGTGGAGAAGGTTCGCCAACTGTAGCATTTCCACTCACCGGGCAGCCAGACAGGTCAAAGCCACTAAAGGAGTAGATTCCACTGGTTAAACCAGAAATAACTGGTTCCGACTGACCCGACAACCATTCAATATCAACAATATCACCTTGACCCAGAAGAACTTCGATTTCGCCATCCCCACCTCCGGCACAACTTACATGGGTAACGTTGACACTAACCTCATCAGCTGTTAAAACTGACACCTGAATCACGTCTGAGGATGCTGAAACGCCGTACTCATTCCATACCTGCACAGCATAACTACCCGGGGCCGTTACAACCAAAAACTCAGCTGTGTCTCCCGTGTTCCAGAGGTAAGCCTGGTGACTTCCCGCCCAAAGAATCAAGGAATCGCCCTCACAAAATGTGGAAGGCCCGGAAGTATCAATAACTGCTTTGTAGGTATCGCCCTCTGTGAAATAATAGTGCTCATTTGCAACAAGGTCATAGTAGGTATCTTTATGACCGCTCAGATAATGTACCACCACAGAATCAACCTGGTTTATGTCTGCAAGTCCGAAGATATGATGCTGGGAATTCTGAGATAAATAGTTCTCACCACAAAGGGTATAATGCGTAAAGGTTTGCTCTCCGGCGTGCACATAGACCCATGAACCAATTGCCATCCGGTTGGACACCTGTCCTTGCAGGGTAACCTTGAGGAAATTGTTCTCATTTCCGCTATTCTGCCAAAGAAGAAAGTTTGCATCCTCAATATTTTGAACCACAAGGTCGGCAAATCCATTGTTGTCGATATCGCCTTTGGC of the Cryomorphaceae bacterium genome contains:
- a CDS encoding T9SS C-terminal target domain-containing protein, with amino-acid sequence MIRYPFRILFIILACANISVGQQFADIANQLGINPQYNSANNWGAGVSFFDINQDGWDDITYARDYDSLLIYFNHEGVFTRHALPLPDSGMLKNALWVDYDNDGHFDLFLSFFEGKFYLLRNNGNFDFTDVTDMAGLSNLPAFNYGVTVADVNRDGFLDIYISRYSGLPHHPYHQKYNLLFLGSSEGVFTDVTLESGLNNTVRPTFLSVIFDYDMDGWPDIYEINDRTLFDNIMHKNMGNAMFSDATAESNSSFAQGHPMTATVGDYDNDGFLDVFMTNSTYNPSLDVTTTLLRNSGNGAFSDVSGDVGVAFHEFSWGGLWMDYDNDGLQDLYIATSPIVQNAPVYKDIFVKQLPDHTFEPDSTVFGNMLVQRNYSVARGDLNNDGFYDLVTHSIAPYQSNVWLNSGNENNFVKITIKGTISNRMAIGSWIRVFSNGQQYTQYTMCGENYISQNSQHHIFGLGSASAVDSVHVEYLSGHTDKYYNLEANQHYYFQEGETHTVSLLGHHQPNEILCSGDSLVLFSSGNHFSYLWNTGDTTQHITVSQSGLYHLTTWNEFGLHALSDTVEVVVLPETEVTLNVSGVVCPGESNGIIQLLASTGTPQQVIWNHGAMGTLLDGLNEGVYSFIGLDSAGCPIEGNVYVPEPPPFQHSIKTTDVLCFGESTGGAALSVTGATPPYSIDWGDFNPTQLPAGNFEVSVTDQNNCEWVLNFTIDQPDPLIADVSTSPSAEDEASGSAELDVSGGVPPYSVEWSNGVIDSSSLDALPPGIYHVWVTDSNQCEVFLEFEIDATTHIQPGHMPTLSLYPNPTRQWVWIQGCKNHMIDWVVHDATGRIVLHSSGISCNEPIDVSKLSPGMYTIRISRNLEMDVFRVVITR
- a CDS encoding T9SS C-terminal target domain-containing protein, whose protein sequence is MSKFIDLLLRGMPMLKTWAHFRCVCMALRRFEPALRVACGFSLILLVMVPNINLRAQSFVNIADQQGLYHSLQSTDKWGSGVCFFDFNNDGWDDMVLTQEFDSISFFLNNAGQFEKIEAPIHVNGRNKQFLWVDFDNDGDYDIALSTRFNNFRLYENIGNFEFVDITTSAGLENVAASNYGISFGDYNNDGFLDLYVCRYGGSMDPPTTQIVNLLFRNNGDGTFTDVTFQAGVSDGNQPSFQAAWIDYDKDGWQDLYVINDRGAWNNSLYRNNGDGTFTNVAQQAGALFAGNDPMTISVADFNHNGWLDIFMTNTGTGTPPNQKLSMLLKNNADGTFTEAANAYGVDFDQLSWGATWIDYNNDTYQDLYVCTGRSSNFFPLLPNHFYFSEEGLYFSDSTSVFLGDHVFSSFAVAKGDIDNNGFADLVVQNIEDANFLLWQNSGNENNFLKVTLQGQVSNRMAIGSWVYVHAGEQTFTHYTLCGENYLSQNSQHHIFGLADINQVDSVVVHYLSGHKDTYYDLVANEHYYFTEGDTYKAVIDTSGPSTFCEGDSLILWAGSHQAYLWNTGDTAEFLVVTAPGSYAVQVWNEYGVSASSDVIQVSVLTADEVSVNVTHVSCAGGGDGEIEVLLGQGDIVDIEWLSGQSEPVISGLTSGIYSFSGFDLSGCPVSGNATVGEPSPLLADAVVSDVSCHGDSTGSAYFQITGGVAPYVVDWNVVDNQNIPAGNYVATITDANGCELSFPYIINEPDPLLLDISVDQIPGTSNYWSAQASISGGVPPYSLVWSTGAVNSLLVDSLIPGSYYVAVQDFNNCTDTAYFSVDGSTGIGSPDSEECLIFPNPANNTVFLKNCFTGTATIRMFDQSGRAVRHATLLTHGQSLNVSELPDGLYFVHILSGASSVVRKVLISR